From the Streptomonospora nanhaiensis genome, the window GGGCGGCGGTCGGCGTAGGCCAGGGCCTGCCCGATGAGCGGGTGCTCCTTGAGCCGGTTCTCGATGACCGCGGGCGGGATGTTCTCGCCCCCGGCCGTGATGATCAGCTCCTTCTTGCGGTCCACGACGTAGAGGAACCCGTCGTCGTCCAGCCGCCCGATGTCGCCGGTGTGCAGCCAGCCCTCGGCGTCGATGAGCGCGGCGGTCTCGTCGGGGCGGTTGAGGTAGCCGGCGGTGTTGACGGGGCCGCGCACCAGGATCTCGCCGTCGGGCGCCAGCGCGATCTCCATGCCGTCGGAGGGGCGGCCCACGCTGCCGAAGCGGTAGGCGGTGGGCCGGTTGACGGTGACCGCGCCGCAGTTCTCGGTCATGCCGTAGATGTCGCGCAGCAGGACACCCAGCCCGGAGAAGAAGCGCAGGGTCTCCTCGGGCATCGGCGCGGCGGCTGTGGTGAAGGCCGTGCAGCGGTCCAGCCCGACCAGCGCGCGGACGGGCCGCAGCACCCCCTCGTCGACCTCGGCGAAGCGCCGCTCCAGCTCCCGGCCGCGGGTGCGGCCGTACTGTCCGGCCTCCAGGTAGGCCCGCGCGACCTCGGCGGCCTCCTCGACGGCGGCGCGCCGCTCGGCGGGGGCCGCCGCCAGCGCGGCGGTGAGCCCCGCCTGCAGCTTCTCCCACACGCGCGGCACCCCGAACAGCCCGTGCGGGCGCACCAGCGGCAGGTAGGCGCCCAGCTGCCGGGGGTCGGGGCAGAAGTGCAGGTGCCCGGCGATGCGGATGGGCAGGTAGGCGCTGAGCACCCGCTCGGCGATGTGGGCCATGGGCAGGTAGGACACCGAGCAGCCGCCGAAGGGCAGGTCGTTGGCGCGCAGCGTGATGGTGACCTGGTACAGCACCTGGCGGTGGGACTCCGGTACGCCCTTGGGCGCGCCGGTGGTGCCGGAGGTGTAGAGCAGGGTGGCGCTGTCCTGGGGGCGCACCGCGGCCGCGCGCCCGCGCACGGGGCCGGGGTCGGCGGCGTGCGCGCCGCGCCCGGCCCGCACGAACTCCGCCCAGCTCACGAAGCGGGGGCCGGCGCCGCCGCCGGAGCTCGGCACCGCGCCGGCGTCGAGCAGCACCACGGTGCGCAGGCCGGGCAGCCGCTCCAGGGCCGCCGCCCAGCGCTCCAGTTCGGCGGCGCCCTCCAGCACGGCGACCGCCGCGCCGCAGTCGCCGGCGACGAACTCCACCTGCTCGGGCGCCAGCGTGGGGTAGACGGTGAACGGCACCCCTCCGGCGTGCACCGCGCCCAGGTCGGCGACGAGGTGCTCGGGGCGGTTGCCGAGCATGAGCGCCACCACCTCGCCCGGGGCCAGCCCGTGGACGACGAACGCGGCGGCCGCCTCCAGCACGGCGAGGCGGTACTCGGCCCAGGTCAGCGTGGCCCACTCCCCGTCGGCGGTGCCGGAGGGGCGCCAGGACAGCGCGGGCATGTCGCCGTGCCGCTCGGCGGTGTCGCGGAGCCAGTCCACGAGGGTCAGTCCGCTGATCTCGTCCTCGACGTCCCGCCGGACGCGCAGGGTCTCGCTGGGGTCCATCGCCGCTCCCGTGTGTTCCACATCACGCCGCC encodes:
- a CDS encoding AMP-dependent synthetase/ligase, which encodes MDPSETLRVRRDVEDEISGLTLVDWLRDTAERHGDMPALSWRPSGTADGEWATLTWAEYRLAVLEAAAAFVVHGLAPGEVVALMLGNRPEHLVADLGAVHAGGVPFTVYPTLAPEQVEFVAGDCGAAVAVLEGAAELERWAAALERLPGLRTVVLLDAGAVPSSGGGAGPRFVSWAEFVRAGRGAHAADPGPVRGRAAAVRPQDSATLLYTSGTTGAPKGVPESHRQVLYQVTITLRANDLPFGGCSVSYLPMAHIAERVLSAYLPIRIAGHLHFCPDPRQLGAYLPLVRPHGLFGVPRVWEKLQAGLTAALAAAPAERRAAVEEAAEVARAYLEAGQYGRTRGRELERRFAEVDEGVLRPVRALVGLDRCTAFTTAAAPMPEETLRFFSGLGVLLRDIYGMTENCGAVTVNRPTAYRFGSVGRPSDGMEIALAPDGEILVRGPVNTAGYLNRPDETAALIDAEGWLHTGDIGRLDDDGFLYVVDRKKELIITAGGENIPPAVIENRLKEHPLIGQALAYADRRPYPVALLTLDPDVAPAWAAAHGIDAAGLAELAEHPKVLAEVETAVVAANARLARVQQVKRWRLLAEEWTVEGEELTPSMKMKRRVIQRKYAEAISALYEQG